From one Butyricimonas faecihominis genomic stretch:
- a CDS encoding efflux RND transporter permease subunit, whose product MKPGFFIDRPIFSAVLSIVIVLVGFIGLFLLPVDQYPQITPPVVKISASYPGASAVTVSQAVATPIEQELNGTPGMLYMESSSSNSGGLSITVTFDISTDAELAAVDIQNRVKLAESRLPAEVVQNGIKVEKQSSSQLMTLTLTSSDPRFDEIYLSNFATINVLDVLKRVPGVGRVSNIGSRYYAMQIWILPDRMANFGLTIKDLQNVLKDQNRESAAGVLGQQPMSGTDITIPITAPGRLSSVNEFEEIVVRANPDGSIIRLRDVARVSLEASSYNTESGLNGENAAVLGIYMLPGANAMEVAKNVVKAMEEISKDFPEGVSYNIPFDITTYISESIHEVYKTLFEALFLVIFVVFLSLQSWRASLIPLVAVPVSLIGTFGFMLAFGFSLNMLTLLGLVLAIGIVVDDAIVVVEGVERIMEEEGLSPYKATRKAMKELTGALVATSLVLGAVFVPVSFLPGITGMLYRQFAITIVVSVLISLVVALTLSPAMCAILLRPSNGKKNFVFRKINEWLARGNNKYVQFLQRALANPRRIIAGFGMAIVFIIVLNRVIPSSFLPEEDQGYFKVELALPEGATLERTRKVTERAVDYLKEHPAVAYVQSVAGSSPRVGTNQSRSELTVILKPWEERKKGGMSLKEVMNDVRTEFKQYPEALVFLSTPSVIPGLGTSGGFELQVEARNGATFENLVDAVDTLVKYAANDKALSGVSSSLQAEIPQLYFDVDRDRAQFLGIPLADIFSTMKAYTGSVYVNDFNMFNRVYKVYMQAEAPYRMQKENLNMFFVKTSKGNMVPLTALGKAENTTGPGSIKRFNMFTTAIINGEAAPGHSSGEAMKAIEKLAREHLPDNIGTEWSGLSFQEKKAEGQTGMVMSLVFIFVFLFLAALYESWLVPIAVLLSLPIAALGAYLGVWVFGLENDVYFQIGLVTLIGLAAKNAILIVEFAKVEVDKGVDAVHAAITAARARFRPILMTSLAFVLGMLPMVLATGPGSASRHSIGTGIFFGMIVAITVGIVLVPFFFVQIYKVKMWRKK is encoded by the coding sequence ATGAAACCCGGTTTCTTTATTGACAGACCGATATTCTCGGCTGTGCTATCTATCGTCATCGTGCTGGTAGGATTCATCGGATTGTTCCTGCTTCCCGTGGACCAGTACCCGCAAATCACCCCTCCCGTCGTGAAAATATCCGCGTCCTACCCGGGAGCCAGTGCCGTTACCGTTTCACAGGCGGTGGCCACTCCCATCGAACAGGAATTGAACGGAACACCGGGAATGTTATACATGGAATCGAGTAGCTCCAACTCGGGAGGTCTATCGATTACCGTGACTTTCGACATATCCACGGATGCCGAACTGGCCGCCGTCGATATTCAGAACCGCGTGAAACTGGCAGAATCCCGTCTTCCGGCAGAAGTCGTGCAGAACGGGATCAAGGTGGAGAAACAATCTTCCAGCCAGTTGATGACTCTCACGCTGACCTCATCCGACCCTCGTTTTGACGAGATATACCTCAGTAACTTCGCCACCATCAACGTGCTTGACGTGCTGAAACGTGTTCCCGGCGTGGGACGTGTTTCCAACATCGGTAGCCGTTACTACGCCATGCAAATCTGGATTCTCCCCGACCGTATGGCCAATTTCGGGTTAACGATCAAAGACTTACAAAATGTACTGAAAGATCAGAACCGGGAATCCGCGGCCGGGGTACTCGGCCAGCAACCGATGAGCGGGACGGACATCACCATCCCCATCACGGCTCCGGGCCGTCTTTCCTCCGTAAACGAATTTGAAGAGATTGTCGTCCGGGCAAATCCCGACGGTTCCATCATCCGTTTGCGCGACGTGGCGAGAGTATCGCTGGAGGCCAGCTCGTACAACACGGAGAGTGGATTGAACGGCGAGAATGCTGCCGTACTCGGCATCTACATGCTCCCCGGTGCGAATGCCATGGAAGTGGCCAAGAACGTGGTGAAAGCCATGGAAGAAATCAGTAAAGATTTTCCGGAAGGAGTAAGTTATAACATCCCTTTCGATATCACGACTTACATCTCGGAATCCATTCACGAGGTATATAAAACCCTGTTCGAGGCGCTTTTCCTCGTGATCTTCGTCGTGTTCCTCTCCCTCCAAAGCTGGCGGGCCTCCCTGATTCCCCTCGTTGCCGTCCCCGTGTCCCTGATCGGAACTTTCGGGTTCATGCTGGCCTTCGGGTTCTCGCTGAATATGCTGACCCTGTTGGGACTGGTACTTGCCATCGGTATTGTCGTCGATGATGCCATCGTGGTCGTCGAGGGTGTTGAACGTATCATGGAAGAAGAGGGATTGTCGCCCTACAAGGCCACCCGTAAAGCCATGAAAGAGCTGACGGGAGCGCTGGTTGCCACCTCGCTCGTGCTGGGAGCCGTGTTTGTACCCGTGAGTTTCCTGCCGGGAATCACCGGTATGCTTTACCGTCAGTTTGCCATCACGATCGTGGTGTCCGTGTTGATCTCGCTGGTTGTGGCCCTGACGCTAAGTCCCGCCATGTGTGCCATCCTGTTACGCCCGTCTAACGGGAAGAAGAACTTCGTGTTCCGTAAAATCAACGAGTGGCTCGCCCGCGGGAATAACAAATACGTTCAGTTTCTGCAACGGGCTCTCGCCAACCCCCGACGAATCATTGCCGGGTTCGGAATGGCTATCGTCTTCATCATCGTGTTGAACCGGGTAATCCCCAGTAGTTTCCTGCCGGAGGAAGACCAAGGATATTTCAAAGTAGAACTGGCGTTGCCCGAGGGTGCCACGCTGGAACGCACCCGCAAGGTGACGGAACGTGCCGTCGATTACCTGAAGGAACACCCTGCCGTGGCATATGTGCAGAGCGTGGCAGGAAGTAGCCCCCGTGTCGGGACAAACCAATCCCGCTCGGAATTGACCGTTATCCTCAAACCGTGGGAAGAACGCAAGAAAGGCGGAATGTCCCTGAAAGAAGTGATGAATGATGTCCGCACCGAGTTCAAACAATACCCGGAGGCCCTTGTATTCCTCTCCACCCCGTCCGTTATCCCCGGATTGGGAACATCGGGAGGATTCGAACTACAAGTGGAAGCTCGTAACGGGGCCACCTTCGAGAATCTGGTAGATGCTGTCGACACGCTGGTGAAATACGCTGCAAATGACAAGGCCCTTTCCGGGGTATCTTCCTCGTTGCAGGCCGAGATTCCCCAGTTGTACTTTGACGTGGACCGTGACCGGGCCCAATTCCTAGGAATTCCCCTAGCCGATATATTCTCCACGATGAAAGCGTACACGGGTTCGGTGTATGTCAATGACTTCAACATGTTCAACCGGGTTTACAAGGTATATATGCAGGCGGAAGCCCCCTACCGGATGCAAAAAGAGAACCTCAACATGTTCTTCGTGAAGACATCCAAGGGAAACATGGTTCCCCTGACGGCTCTCGGTAAAGCGGAAAATACCACGGGACCCGGATCTATCAAGCGATTCAACATGTTCACGACAGCCATCATCAACGGCGAGGCCGCACCGGGTCACAGCTCGGGAGAGGCCATGAAAGCCATCGAGAAACTCGCACGTGAACACCTGCCCGACAACATCGGTACGGAATGGAGCGGTCTTTCCTTCCAAGAGAAGAAAGCGGAAGGACAAACCGGGATGGTGATGTCGCTCGTTTTCATCTTCGTGTTCCTCTTCCTTGCCGCCTTGTACGAGAGCTGGCTCGTGCCGATTGCCGTGTTGTTATCCTTGCCGATTGCCGCTCTCGGGGCTTATCTCGGCGTGTGGGTATTCGGTTTGGAGAACGACGTGTACTTCCAGATCGGTTTGGTAACGCTGATCGGACTGGCAGCCAAGAACGCCATTTTGATCGTGGAATTCGCCAAGGTAGAAGTGGATAAAGGTGTTGATGCCGTACACGCGGCCATCACCGCCGCCCGAGCCCGGTTCCGCCCGATCTTGATGACCTCTCTGGCCTTCGTACTCGGTATGTTGCCCATGGTACTTGCCACGGGTCCCGGATCGGCCAGCCGTCATTCCATCGGTACCGGAATCTTCTTCGGTATGATCGTTGCCATCACCGTCGGGATCGTCCTTGTACCCTTCTTCTTCGTGCAAATTTATAAGGTAAAAATGTGGAGAAAGAAATAG
- a CDS encoding efflux RND transporter periplasmic adaptor subunit: MKELGIAITLVSFILLSGCKDKTEPERQVVAVEKVGVDNVEIYGEYVGQIRAKGFVEVRARVEGYLEQMLFEEGKRVKRNQPLFKINSDLYQARVDKAKAQLAKDQAQEAKAERDVERLRPLYEQKAASQLDLDNAVAAYESAKANVAMSKADLAQAELELSYTTVRSPIDGYISERYADIGTLVGPGGKSQLATIVESDEVLVDFSLTALDYLRSQQRNVTLGEKDANRSWQPSVTITLADNSIYPLTGIVDFADPQVNPQTGTFGVRAELPNPDRKLLPGQFTKVKLLLDVRENAIVVPSKAVAIEKGGAYIYVVRRDSTAEKRFIETGPEVNNHTVVERGLGPDELVVVEGYHKLTPGALVKPVSPEMIKEEEVAL, translated from the coding sequence ATGAAAGAATTAGGAATAGCAATTACACTCGTGTCATTCATCCTCTTGTCCGGTTGTAAAGACAAGACCGAACCGGAGCGACAAGTAGTGGCTGTAGAAAAAGTAGGAGTAGATAACGTGGAAATATACGGGGAATACGTCGGGCAGATCCGGGCGAAAGGATTCGTCGAGGTGAGAGCCCGCGTGGAAGGTTACTTGGAACAGATGCTTTTCGAGGAAGGAAAGCGCGTGAAACGGAACCAGCCCCTTTTCAAAATAAACAGTGACCTTTACCAAGCTCGTGTCGACAAGGCAAAGGCTCAACTGGCAAAAGATCAGGCACAAGAGGCAAAAGCCGAGCGTGACGTGGAACGCCTGCGTCCCCTTTACGAGCAAAAGGCAGCCAGCCAGCTTGACCTTGACAATGCCGTGGCTGCCTACGAGAGTGCCAAAGCAAACGTCGCCATGAGTAAAGCCGACCTAGCACAAGCTGAACTCGAATTAAGCTACACAACCGTGCGTTCCCCGATTGATGGATATATTAGTGAACGGTACGCTGACATCGGTACACTGGTCGGTCCCGGAGGGAAATCCCAACTGGCCACCATCGTGGAGAGTGACGAGGTACTCGTAGATTTCAGTCTTACCGCCCTCGACTACCTGCGTAGCCAGCAACGGAATGTAACCCTCGGGGAAAAAGACGCCAACCGGTCATGGCAACCCAGCGTGACCATCACGCTAGCGGATAACTCGATTTATCCCCTAACCGGAATCGTGGATTTCGCCGACCCGCAGGTGAATCCCCAAACGGGTACATTCGGCGTGCGTGCCGAACTCCCCAATCCCGACAGGAAACTATTGCCGGGACAATTCACGAAAGTAAAGTTGTTACTCGACGTGCGTGAAAACGCCATCGTCGTTCCCAGCAAGGCGGTCGCCATTGAAAAAGGCGGCGCCTACATATACGTTGTCCGCCGCGACAGTACAGCCGAGAAACGTTTCATCGAAACCGGCCCCGAAGTGAATAATCATACCGTGGTAGAACGCGGGCTTGGACCTGACGAACTGGTTGTCGTTGAAGGCTACCACAAACTAACCCCGGGTGCGCTCGTGAAACCCGTGAGTCCCGAAATGATTAAAGAGGAGGAGGTTGCATTATGA